The DNA segment ATGGTCTCGCGAAGCCCCGTGCGGAACGACGTGGTCGCCTCCCAGCCGAACCGTTCCCTCGCCCGTCGCGTATCCAGTTTCCGTCGGGGCTGCCCATCCGGCTTGGAGGTGTCCCACTCGATACGGCCGTCGAACCCGGTCGCGTCGGCGATGGTCTCGACCAACTCCCGGATGCTGATCTCCGACCCGCTCCCGAGGTTGACCGGCTCCGACGAGTCGTAGCGTTCGGTCGCGTCGAGAATTCCTTCGGCGGCATCTTTCACGTAGAGGAACTCGCGCGTGGGGTCGCCGGTGCCCCAGGCGGTGATCGATTCGTCACCGCGCTCGCGAGCTTCGATACACTTTCGAAGTATTGCAGGGATGACGTGGGAGGTCTCGGGATCGAAGTCGTCTCCGGGACCGTACAGGTTCACCGGGAGGAGGTAGATGCTGTTGAACCCCCACTGCTGGCGATAGGCTTTCGACTGCGTCAGGAGGGCTTTCTTCGCGATTCCGTACGGTGCGTTCGTCTCCTCGGGATAGCCATCGAAGAGGTCGTCCTCGCTGAACGGAACCGGGGTGTGCTTCGGGTACGCACAGATCGTTCCGAGAATCGTACACTTCTCGACGCCGTGGCGCCGTGCGGCATCGATCAACTCGATACCCATCACCGCATTGTCGTAGAAGTATCGCCCGGGATTGTCCATGTTGGCACCGATGCCGCCGACGCTGGCCGCGAGGTGGATGACGACGTCCGGCTCCGCCACGTCCAGTGCCCGCTCGATGGCCGGTTTCTCCCGCAGATCGTACTCGTCGCTTCGCGGCACGAAGATCTCGACACTGTCCGAGCGCGATCGAAGGTCCTCGACCAGGTGACCGCCGAGGAAGCCCGCGCCGCCGGTCACCATGACGGTCGTGTCGTCCCAGTACGCTTCGTCGCGTCTCACCGGTCCCCCGTCAGCCACCGGCTCACCGTCGCTCGTCCTCCGTTCTTCGTCGCTCATCGCCAGTCGACCCTCCCGTACCACTTTTCGGGGTGATTCGCGTACCACTCGATCGTCCGGGCGATTCCCTCGCGCCAGGGCACGCTCGGCTTCCAGCCGGTCTCTTCGTGTAACTTCTCGTAGCCGACGAGCAACTCTTCGACGTCGCTGTCGCCGGGTCGGAACCGTTCCTCTCGCTGGACGATCTCCGGGAGCTCCCAGTACTCTGCTTCCGCCCCGACGTCGAGGATCGTCCGGGCCCAGTCTCGCATCGA comes from the Halovivax cerinus genome and includes:
- a CDS encoding GDP-L-fucose synthase family protein; amino-acid sequence: MSDEERRTSDGEPVADGGPVRRDEAYWDDTTVMVTGGAGFLGGHLVEDLRSRSDSVEIFVPRSDEYDLREKPAIERALDVAEPDVVIHLAASVGGIGANMDNPGRYFYDNAVMGIELIDAARRHGVEKCTILGTICAYPKHTPVPFSEDDLFDGYPEETNAPYGIAKKALLTQSKAYRQQWGFNSIYLLPVNLYGPGDDFDPETSHVIPAILRKCIEARERGDESITAWGTGDPTREFLYVKDAAEGILDATERYDSSEPVNLGSGSEISIRELVETIADATGFDGRIEWDTSKPDGQPRRKLDTRRARERFGWEATTSFRTGLRETIDWYEQHREPIEAQ